In the genome of Clostridiales bacterium, one region contains:
- a CDS encoding inorganic phosphate transporter, whose product MFSTSSMFLIFIIVLTLLFDFINGFHDTANSIATSVSTRVLSPKQAIAMATILNFVGALISSKVAKTISAGLIKSGAANGQYAIIATLIAAIIWNLITWHFAIPSSSSHAMIGGLIGSSMVFARSVDVVNWIGYGGVVQKVIIPLFIAPLLGLFIGYLLMSILYEVLRPFTQAFVNRWFSKFQIISAAFVAYSHGSNDAQKSMGIITLALISTGILGPDADVPLWVKCACAIAMALGTSIGGWKIMKTMGLSMIKLQPIGGFAAQTGAAVIIETMSHFGAPVSTTQVITTSVLGVGAAKRASAVRWGVVREIVIAWIITLPLTALMGAGIAYLMQMFV is encoded by the coding sequence ATGTTTAGTACATCAAGTATGTTCCTAATTTTTATTATTGTATTAACATTATTATTCGATTTTATTAATGGTTTTCATGACACCGCGAACTCGATAGCGACGTCTGTTTCAACTAGGGTCTTGTCGCCCAAACAGGCAATAGCTATGGCTACGATACTAAATTTTGTTGGAGCGTTAATTAGTAGTAAAGTTGCAAAAACGATATCAGCGGGTCTTATAAAAAGTGGCGCAGCTAATGGCCAGTACGCTATAATAGCAACTTTAATAGCAGCTATTATATGGAATCTTATTACTTGGCATTTTGCTATTCCTAGTAGTTCGTCACACGCGATGATAGGCGGATTAATTGGATCATCGATGGTGTTTGCTAGATCTGTTGATGTGGTAAATTGGATAGGTTATGGTGGAGTTGTACAAAAAGTTATAATACCATTGTTTATAGCACCGTTATTGGGATTGTTTATAGGATATTTGTTGATGTCGATATTATATGAAGTACTACGACCATTTACACAAGCTTTTGTTAATAGATGGTTCTCGAAATTTCAAATTATATCGGCAGCTTTTGTTGCGTATTCTCATGGTAGTAATGATGCTCAGAAATCTATGGGTATAATAACATTAGCGTTAATATCTACTGGTATTTTGGGTCCTGATGCAGATGTACCGCTTTGGGTAAAATGTGCTTGTGCTATTGCCATGGCATTGGGTACATCTATAGGAGGATGGAAAATAATGAAAACGATGGGACTTAGTATGATAAAGCTTCAGCCTATAGGTGGTTTTGCAGCACAAACAGGAGCCGCGGTTATAATAGAGACTATGTCGCATTTTGGAGCTCCAGTTAGTACAACGCAAGTTATAACTACATCAGTTTTAGGTGTGGGAGCTGCAAAAAGGGCATCGGCTGTTAGATGGGGTGTTGTAAGAGAAATAGTTATAGCATGGATTATAACTTTGCCGTTGACAGCTCTTATGGGGGCAGGTATTGCATATTTGATGCAAATGTTTGTTTGA
- a CDS encoding ankyrin repeat domain-containing protein — MLQALEDCPYTLFRESICNRDIETMNWLIDNKRVNVNKSWSSGVTPLVLAVLAQNIDVVDILLDKGANTGFQVALLAAQKMGNISMVKVLSKDTKNSGTNIERNLGRLSLKTLDAVDVKTEGKKLYIFNKNSI; from the coding sequence CCCATATACACTGTTTAGAGAATCGATTTGTAATAGAGATATAGAAACAATGAATTGGTTAATTGATAATAAAAGAGTGAATGTTAATAAAAGTTGGTCAAGTGGTGTAACACCTTTAGTATTAGCTGTACTAGCACAAAATATAGATGTTGTAGATATTCTGTTGGACAAAGGAGCTAATACAGGATTTCAAGTTGCGTTGTTAGCAGCTCAAAAAATGGGAAACATTAGTATGGTAAAGGTATTATCAAAAGACACAAAAAATTCGGGTACTAATATTGAAAGAAACCTAGGCAGATTGTCATTAAAAACTCTTGATGCTGTAGACGTTAAAACGGAGGGTAAAAAATTATATATTTTTAACAAAAATTCAATTTAA
- a CDS encoding DUF47 domain-containing protein: MFRITPKEEIFFDFFVEIVRKNVEAAELFFDLVSNYSNVKEKIKSIEVIEHDCDAIVHKVFRQLDASFITPIDREDIHLIAKELDDITDQIEMTAQRFMMYNVDTIKKEAIELAKLVIDATKELEVLIEDLRFMKKKTEKIHNKIIDINKIENDGDYVFRGAMKDLFSHEKDVMQVIRWKSIYNFLEEILDSCEDVANIIEGIVMKHV, encoded by the coding sequence ATGTTTAGAATAACACCGAAAGAAGAAATATTTTTTGATTTTTTTGTAGAGATTGTTAGGAAAAATGTGGAGGCAGCGGAGCTATTTTTTGATCTAGTAAGCAACTATAGTAACGTGAAGGAAAAAATAAAAAGTATAGAAGTCATAGAGCACGATTGTGATGCAATAGTGCATAAAGTATTCAGACAATTAGATGCTTCGTTTATTACCCCCATAGACAGAGAAGATATACATTTGATCGCAAAAGAGCTGGATGATATTACTGATCAAATAGAAATGACAGCACAAAGGTTTATGATGTATAATGTGGACACTATAAAAAAAGAGGCTATAGAGTTAGCTAAGCTTGTTATAGATGCTACAAAAGAATTGGAAGTTCTAATAGAAGATTTGAGATTTATGAAAAAGAAAACAGAAAAAATTCACAATAAAATAATAGACATTAATAAAATCGAAAATGATGGAGATTACGTATTCAGGGGAGCAATGAAGGATTTATTCTCTCACGAAAAAGATGTTATGCAAGTTATAAGATGGAAATCTATTTATAATTTTTTGGAGGAAATTCTAGATTCCTGTGAAGACGTTGCAAACATTATAGAAGGGATTGTAATGAAACATGTTTAG